A genomic window from Ascaphus truei isolate aAscTru1 chromosome 1, aAscTru1.hap1, whole genome shotgun sequence includes:
- the LOC142467042 gene encoding transmembrane protein 127-like codes for MALRGADRREEEEEDAGVSDGAWSPGLPPPPPERCLAAALLQGFAVGSVCLALADPSWLHVQAGGRGYVFGVVYVLRLGGNLTESDSRNLLGKNGLDLLILMATCCYVSILVGFTAFLLDFLETRKVRLMGVKVAALLHMTTALSTAAAVGLCSCLFVLILQEIHCQSIEVHKNPVTFSESFYFAIFACVVSVIAGVLSFRYSRTYTREAPVCRARPQTEEASPLLQEAANTVTQGEYG; via the exons ATGGCGCTACGGGGAgcggataggagagaggaggaggaggaggatgccgGGGTCTCGGACGGCGCGTGgtccccggggctcccgccgCCGCCCCCCGAGCGCTGCCTGGCCGCCGCCCTGCTGCAGGGTTTCGCAGTGGGCTCCGTGTGCCTCGCCCTGGCAGACCCTAGCTGGCTGCATGTGCAGGCCGGGGGGCGAGGCTATGTGTTCGGGGTGGTGTATGTGCTGCGCCTGGGGGGCAACCTCACTGAGagcg ATTCACGTAATCTTCTTGGCAAGAACGGATTGGACCTCCTGATTCTGATGGCAACGTGCTGCTACGTCAGCATATTGGTTGGCTTCACCGCTTTCCTCCTTGATTTCTTGGAGACCAGGAAAGTCCGGTTGATGGGCGTCAAAGTGGCAGCACTACTGCATATGACCACAG CCTTGTCAACAGCAGCTGCCGTGGGCCTGTGTTCCTGCCTCTTCGTATTAATCCTCCAAGAGATACACTGCCAGTCTATTGAGGTGCATAAAAACCCCGTAACGTTCAGCGAAAGCTTCTACTTCGCCATTTTCGCCTGCGTGGTGTCCGTCATCGCCGGGGTGTTAAGCTTCCGCTATTCGAGGACATACACGAGAGAGGCACCTGTGTGTCGTGCCAGACCCCAGACCGAAGAAGCGTCCCCTCTTTTACAGGAGGCGGCAAACACTGTGACCCAGGGAGAGTATGGATAA